The Nitrosomonas cryotolerans ATCC 49181 genome includes a window with the following:
- the era gene encoding GTPase Era, translating into MITHTNHHTGYIAIVGRPNVGKSTLLNGLIKQKISITSRKAQTTRHRINGILTDQQFQFIFVDTPGFQNQYTNQLNSTMNRVVTQSIQDVDIVLFVIEAMRFDNRDHLILKLLPANKPVILVINKIDKLADKKRLLPFLEEMSRLFTFAAIIPVSAAKKNQLPVLIDIIRSYLPENLPLFDEDTITDRNERFHAAELLREKLFRLTGEEIPYSASVVIDQFKLDGHLRRISAAIIVEKANQKAIIIGKNGENLKTIATQARKDMERLFGDKVFLEVWVKIRNGWADNATILKTLGYD; encoded by the coding sequence ATGATCACGCATACTAATCACCATACAGGTTATATCGCTATTGTAGGACGTCCGAATGTTGGCAAATCTACACTGCTAAACGGCCTGATTAAGCAGAAAATAAGCATTACCTCTCGAAAAGCACAAACTACTCGTCATCGCATCAATGGCATTCTCACCGATCAACAATTCCAATTTATCTTTGTCGATACGCCTGGTTTTCAAAATCAATATACGAATCAATTAAATAGCACCATGAATCGTGTTGTTACACAGAGTATACAAGATGTGGATATCGTGTTGTTCGTGATCGAAGCAATGCGATTCGATAATCGTGATCACTTAATACTCAAGTTGTTACCAGCAAATAAACCTGTAATTCTGGTCATTAATAAGATTGACAAATTAGCTGATAAAAAACGATTACTTCCATTTCTTGAGGAAATGTCCAGGTTATTTACTTTTGCTGCAATCATACCAGTCAGCGCAGCCAAAAAAAATCAGCTACCCGTATTAATCGATATTATTCGTTCATATTTACCAGAAAATTTGCCTCTATTTGATGAAGATACGATTACCGATCGGAACGAACGCTTTCATGCTGCTGAATTATTACGCGAGAAGCTATTTCGCTTAACAGGAGAAGAGATTCCATACTCAGCAAGCGTTGTGATAGATCAGTTTAAACTGGATGGCCATTTGCGCAGAATCAGTGCTGCCATTATTGTGGAAAAGGCCAATCAGAAGGCGATTATTATTGGTAAAAATGGAGAAAATCTTAAAACAATCGCCACACAGGCGCGTAAAGATATGGAAAGGCTTTTTGGTGACAAGGTATTCTTGGAAGTCTGGGTTAAGATCAGAAATGGCTGGGCCGACAATGCAACTATATTGAAAACCCTAGGATATGATTAA
- the flgJ gene encoding flagellar assembly peptidoglycan hydrolase FlgJ — protein sequence MINSYDISGKLAIDTKNADNLRLLAKQSPDQGLKEAAKQFEALFMHMMLKSMREATSKDGLLDSQQTAFYTQMLDQQLAQSLSSKGMGIADIMVQQLTRKLSEPVTPETPISNTQAMLDVIDSGEKLISMSSENQSGLISPSIKTTDVSSSIKESNSTVQSALTGLEPAASFSSSLNQPEDFVSLLLPHARLAEQATGIPAHFMIAQAALESGWGKHEIRHADNSSSYNLFGIKAGRDWKGAVVETVTTEYINGVPQRGIEKFRAYNSFAEGFRDYANLLLNNPRYAAVIKNQDAAAFAYGLQQAGYATDPKYADKLIRILNSNTFRNHLTI from the coding sequence ATGATTAACTCATATGATATTTCAGGCAAGCTCGCGATTGATACAAAAAATGCTGATAACTTGCGCTTATTAGCAAAGCAAAGTCCGGATCAAGGATTGAAGGAGGCGGCAAAACAGTTTGAGGCGTTATTCATGCACATGATGCTTAAGAGTATGCGTGAGGCAACATCAAAGGACGGGTTATTGGATAGTCAACAGACAGCATTCTATACCCAGATGCTTGATCAGCAGTTAGCGCAAAGTTTATCTTCAAAGGGAATGGGGATTGCCGATATTATGGTGCAGCAGCTGACACGTAAGCTGAGTGAACCGGTTACTCCGGAAACACCTATCTCTAACACTCAAGCTATGCTTGATGTAATTGATTCTGGAGAAAAATTGATATCCATGTCATCTGAGAATCAATCTGGCTTGATTTCTCCCAGTATAAAGACTACTGATGTTTCAAGCTCAATAAAGGAGTCAAATTCCACGGTGCAATCCGCATTGACTGGGTTGGAGCCCGCTGCTTCATTTTCTTCATCCTTAAATCAGCCCGAAGATTTTGTAAGCCTGCTTTTGCCTCATGCAAGGCTGGCAGAACAGGCGACAGGTATTCCCGCTCATTTCATGATCGCGCAGGCAGCGTTAGAAAGTGGTTGGGGCAAACATGAGATTCGTCATGCAGATAATAGCTCAAGCTATAATCTTTTTGGTATTAAAGCCGGGAGGGATTGGAAAGGTGCCGTAGTCGAAACGGTTACTACTGAGTATATCAACGGTGTTCCTCAGAGGGGGATTGAAAAATTCCGTGCTTATAACTCATTTGCAGAAGGATTTCGTGATTATGCCAATTTGCTGTTAAATAATCCGCGATATGCGGCTGTAATCAAAAACCAGGATGCAGCTGCTTTTGCTTACGGCCTACAACAGGCAGGGTATGCTACTGATCCAAAATATGCGGATAAGCTGATACGGATACTTAACAGTAATACCTTTCGTAATCATCTAACAATTTGA
- the lpdA gene encoding dihydrolipoyl dehydrogenase, whose amino-acid sequence MSESFDVAIIGAGPGGYVAAIRCAQLGLNAVCIDDWKNEKGKASLGGTCLNVGCIPSKALLESSDNFYRAINKFSSHGIKIADVSVDVPTMIARKDKIVTMFTSGIASLFKKNKITSIHGKGTLLKREENDRSWKIEIKDTHEVKTVQARYVILATGSIPRPLPIAPIDNKLILDNAGALALTEIPSRLGVIGAGVIGLEMGSVWRRLGSEVTILEAAPEFLMAADEQIAKEAQKIFSKEPGLLIKTGVKITAVDTRKKDILVEYTDAGNNPQKLEIDKLIIAVGRTPNTAGLGAERNGLKLDERGYIIVDHFCQTNLPNVYAVGDVVRGPMLAHKASEEGVSVAEAIIAKEKGQDGESQKVHLDTIPWVIYTSPEIAWVGKTEQELKTMGINYKTGQFPFIANGRARAMGETNGFIKVLADETSDRILGVHMIGPHVSELISEAVTAMEFSATSQDIACIVHAHPSLSEVLHEAALGVDKRALHI is encoded by the coding sequence ATGTCTGAATCTTTTGATGTAGCCATAATCGGAGCAGGTCCTGGCGGTTATGTGGCCGCGATTCGTTGCGCACAGCTGGGTCTTAATGCAGTCTGTATCGATGACTGGAAAAACGAAAAAGGCAAAGCGAGTCTTGGTGGCACCTGCCTCAATGTTGGTTGTATTCCATCTAAAGCATTATTGGAATCTTCAGATAATTTTTATCGTGCAATAAACAAATTCTCATCACACGGAATTAAGATCGCAGACGTATCGGTAGATGTTCCTACCATGATTGCGCGTAAAGACAAAATAGTCACCATGTTCACAAGCGGCATCGCTTCATTGTTTAAAAAGAATAAAATAACATCTATACATGGCAAGGGGACATTACTTAAACGTGAGGAAAATGATCGATCCTGGAAAATTGAAATAAAAGATACTCATGAAGTAAAAACAGTCCAAGCCAGATACGTCATTCTTGCGACTGGATCGATTCCACGACCACTGCCAATTGCGCCCATAGATAACAAACTGATATTGGATAACGCTGGCGCATTAGCATTAACTGAAATTCCCTCGCGGCTGGGCGTTATCGGAGCGGGGGTGATTGGTTTAGAGATGGGCAGTGTTTGGCGAAGGCTGGGTTCTGAAGTGACGATTCTTGAAGCGGCTCCTGAGTTTCTTATGGCTGCTGACGAACAAATAGCAAAAGAGGCACAAAAAATATTTAGCAAGGAGCCGGGGTTATTGATTAAAACGGGAGTCAAGATCACAGCGGTGGATACTCGTAAGAAAGACATCCTGGTGGAATATACTGACGCTGGAAATAATCCACAAAAATTAGAAATTGATAAGCTAATTATTGCAGTTGGCCGAACCCCCAATACAGCTGGATTAGGAGCAGAGAGAAATGGGCTTAAACTAGATGAGCGAGGCTATATTATCGTTGATCATTTTTGCCAGACTAATTTACCAAACGTCTATGCGGTTGGTGACGTAGTACGTGGACCAATGTTAGCGCATAAAGCATCCGAAGAAGGCGTCTCGGTTGCCGAAGCAATTATAGCAAAAGAGAAAGGGCAAGATGGCGAATCTCAGAAGGTTCATCTTGATACTATCCCATGGGTCATATATACCTCGCCGGAAATCGCATGGGTGGGCAAGACTGAGCAAGAATTAAAAACAATGGGGATTAACTATAAAACAGGCCAATTTCCTTTTATTGCTAATGGGCGTGCACGGGCTATGGGCGAAACAAACGGTTTTATTAAAGTGTTGGCAGATGAAACGAGTGATCGTATCCTCGGCGTTCACATGATTGGACCTCACGTTTCAGAACTCATTTCAGAAGCAGTTACAGCGATGGAATTTTCAGCGACCAGCCAAGATATTGCCTGCATCGTTCATGCGCATCCTTCATTATCGGAAGTATTACATGAAGCCGCATTGGGAGTGGATAAGCGAGCGTTACATATTTAA
- the flgK gene encoding flagellar hook-associated protein FlgK encodes MSNSMLGIGISGLSTAQANLLTTSHNISNADTPGFSRQQVVQNTNSPQLTANGFIGRGVQASTVQRIYSESLVNQSLQVQTQSSQLDSHYTQIKQIDNLLANPGSGLSPALLNFFNAVQDVATDSAFIPSRQAMLSNAESLISRFNSLDQRFTEIRDHVNEQIASSVTAINSLSKQIASLNQNIHLAQGQAGGQSANDLLDQRDVLTNQLSQLININPVRQSDGTFNIFIGNGQPLVVGTEDLPLKAMPSPEDPTEMTIGLATTGNKFSLLPENQIQGGRLGGLLAFRADTLDSAQNSLGRVAVGLAQTFNAQHRLGQDLNGDIGSDFFTVSAPKITSAMGNNPTSNISATISDIGILTTSDYQFTFDGTDYALTRLSDKTSNRSSIPPSTAAPLVLDGLSVTGADINATESFLIQPTRNGAKNITLNIKGVSEVAAATPIRTNASLSNTGTGTISAGTVNSLPIDPNLQQPVIIAFHTPFDGQFDVTGTGKHLPASNQIFTEGDDISFNGFTVQINGNPDAGDTFTVDPNSHGYSDNRNALLLGGLQTQNTLAGGTANYQSAYGQIVSQIGNKTRELEVTSKMQVNLLGQMEQSIQSLSGVNLDEEAANLIRYQQAYQASSKIIEISNTLFDTLLRIS; translated from the coding sequence ATGAGTAATAGTATGTTAGGTATTGGAATTTCAGGTCTGAGTACCGCTCAGGCTAATTTACTAACGACTAGTCATAATATCAGCAATGCTGATACGCCAGGATTTAGTCGCCAGCAAGTGGTTCAAAATACCAACAGCCCCCAGCTTACTGCTAATGGTTTCATTGGGCGGGGTGTACAAGCATCTACGGTACAGCGTATTTACAGTGAGTCTCTTGTTAATCAGTCATTGCAAGTACAAACACAAAGTAGTCAGCTCGATAGCCATTATACTCAAATTAAGCAGATTGATAATTTATTGGCGAATCCCGGTTCTGGGCTATCTCCGGCACTACTCAACTTTTTTAATGCTGTACAAGATGTTGCAACGGATTCTGCATTCATTCCTTCGCGGCAAGCAATGCTAAGTAATGCAGAATCTTTAATATCTCGGTTTAATAGTCTGGATCAGCGCTTTACAGAAATTCGCGATCATGTTAATGAACAGATTGCCAGTAGTGTGACAGCGATTAATTCATTATCAAAACAAATCGCAAGCTTAAATCAGAATATACATCTGGCGCAAGGCCAGGCAGGCGGTCAGTCAGCGAATGATTTGTTGGATCAGCGTGACGTGTTGACAAACCAGTTAAGTCAATTAATTAACATAAATCCCGTCCGACAGAGCGATGGTACATTCAATATTTTTATTGGAAATGGTCAGCCATTAGTAGTTGGAACAGAGGATCTGCCTCTCAAGGCAATGCCTTCACCCGAAGATCCCACCGAAATGACTATTGGCCTGGCTACAACAGGCAATAAATTTTCCTTGCTTCCAGAGAATCAAATACAGGGAGGCCGCCTGGGGGGGCTATTGGCTTTTCGTGCGGATACGCTTGATAGTGCACAGAATTCCCTTGGCAGGGTTGCGGTCGGTTTAGCACAGACTTTTAATGCACAGCATCGTCTGGGGCAAGATTTAAATGGCGATATCGGCAGCGATTTCTTTACAGTCTCAGCACCCAAGATAACTTCCGCTATGGGAAATAATCCGACATCTAATATTTCAGCGACAATTAGTGATATCGGCATACTGACTACCAGTGATTATCAATTTACTTTTGATGGTACAGACTATGCTTTGACACGCTTGTCTGATAAGACGTCTAATCGCTCTTCCATACCACCTTCGACTGCGGCACCGCTTGTGCTCGATGGTCTCAGTGTCACAGGAGCAGATATTAATGCTACCGAGAGCTTTTTAATTCAGCCTACCCGTAACGGCGCTAAAAATATAACCCTAAATATTAAAGGCGTATCAGAAGTTGCCGCTGCCACACCAATTCGAACCAATGCTTCGTTATCTAATACCGGAACAGGAACTATCAGTGCAGGTACGGTCAATTCATTGCCGATTGATCCGAATCTCCAGCAACCAGTAATCATTGCGTTTCACACGCCATTTGATGGCCAATTTGATGTAACTGGAACGGGTAAGCATTTGCCCGCCAGCAATCAAATTTTTACTGAAGGTGATGATATCAGCTTCAATGGCTTTACAGTGCAAATAAACGGTAATCCCGATGCCGGCGATACATTCACAGTTGACCCCAATAGTCATGGTTATTCGGATAACCGTAATGCACTTCTGCTGGGAGGATTACAGACTCAAAATACTCTGGCGGGGGGTACTGCAAATTATCAATCAGCATATGGGCAAATAGTGAGTCAAATTGGCAATAAAACCCGTGAACTGGAAGTAACCAGTAAGATGCAGGTTAATTTATTGGGCCAGATGGAACAATCAATACAATCATTATCAGGGGTTAATCTGGATGAAGAGGCTGCTAATTTAATACGCTATCAACAAGCATATCAAGCTTCCAGCAAGATAATCGAGATTAGTAATACGTTGTTTGATACTTTGCTCCGAATTAGCTAA
- the acpS gene encoding holo-ACP synthase codes for MIYGIGTDLVEPARIENSLEKYGERFIKRILTDLEYAEYSSSSKPVMFLASRFAAKEAFSKAIGTGLRHPVNFNYIQVTHDSLGKPYFKFHDDLERLINNQGIKNHFLSISDEISLACAFVILEK; via the coding sequence ATGATCTATGGAATTGGAACCGACCTGGTCGAGCCAGCGCGTATTGAAAATTCCTTAGAGAAATATGGGGAACGTTTTATCAAGCGCATATTAACAGATCTAGAATACGCTGAATATAGCAGTAGCAGCAAACCGGTTATGTTTCTGGCAAGCCGTTTTGCCGCTAAAGAAGCCTTTTCTAAAGCGATTGGAACAGGTTTACGGCATCCTGTGAATTTTAATTATATTCAGGTAACGCACGACTCTCTGGGAAAACCCTATTTTAAATTTCATGACGATCTTGAAAGATTAATTAATAACCAGGGAATTAAGAATCATTTTCTTTCCATCAGCGATGAAATAAGTTTGGCTTGTGCCTTTGTTATTTTGGAAAAATAG
- the pdxJ gene encoding pyridoxine 5'-phosphate synthase: protein MIKLGVNIDHVATLRQARGTTYPSPVDVALIAESAGADAITLHLREDRRHIQDRDVEILRGMLKTRMNLESAVTDEMINFALYIKPHDVCLVPERREELTTEGGLDVIRHFEQVKRACSRLAAADIRVSLFINADQAQIDAAARTGAPAIEIHTGCYADAKTEEIQKKELLDIHQAVIYGNNQGLQVNAGHGLHYQNVQPIAAITGISELNIGHAIVAHSIFVGFEQAVQEMKTLILEAC, encoded by the coding sequence ATGATTAAGTTGGGTGTCAATATTGACCATGTTGCAACTTTAAGGCAAGCCCGCGGCACGACATATCCTAGCCCGGTTGATGTTGCATTGATTGCAGAATCTGCTGGTGCAGATGCAATCACATTACATTTACGTGAAGATCGACGTCATATTCAAGACAGAGATGTTGAGATCTTGCGAGGTATGCTTAAAACCCGTATGAACCTGGAGAGTGCAGTAACCGATGAGATGATCAATTTTGCACTCTATATTAAACCGCATGATGTTTGCCTGGTTCCAGAACGACGAGAAGAATTAACAACAGAAGGCGGTCTTGACGTAATCAGACATTTTGAGCAAGTGAAGCGTGCCTGTAGTCGATTGGCTGCAGCAGATATTCGTGTCTCATTATTTATTAATGCCGATCAAGCACAAATTGATGCGGCCGCAAGAACTGGCGCGCCAGCCATTGAGATTCATACGGGCTGTTATGCCGATGCTAAAACTGAAGAAATACAAAAAAAAGAGCTGCTTGATATTCATCAAGCAGTAATTTATGGTAATAATCAAGGGCTGCAAGTGAATGCAGGGCATGGATTACATTATCAGAATGTACAACCCATTGCAGCGATAACTGGTATTTCTGAACTTAATATTGGTCATGCCATCGTTGCTCATTCTATTTTTGTTGGCTTTGAGCAAGCGGTACAGGAAATGAAAACACTAATTCTTGAGGCATGCTAA
- the flgL gene encoding flagellar hook-associated protein FlgL: MRVSTATIFDKGTNTLLQHQETLFRTQQQVSTGKRILTPADDPVGAVRALAITQADSLNTQYSANRDNAMSSLGLLENVLKEATTLIQSVHTTAITAGNPTLSDADRKSIGIELRGKLNALVGLANSRDGLGQFLFSGFQGDIKPFIQTKDGVQYNGDQGQRLIQVSETRQLAVNNSGVDIFERIKNGNGVFTTAADTDNKGSGIIDAGTIITPASLTGDNYEIIFTVEADATTYDILDTTTDAVLVTANPYTNGDTIQFDGMKLGINGVPANGDRFVVSPSTNQSLFKTINDLLDVVETPASIPSGETRLTNGLNAALQNINHGLDHILAVRASVGARLQEVDALRNMGDDLKIQFQQSLSQIQDVDYAEAISNLTQQKLYLEAAQKSFMTISNLSLFNLL; the protein is encoded by the coding sequence ATGCGTGTAAGTACGGCGACTATTTTTGATAAGGGAACGAATACACTACTGCAACACCAGGAAACTTTATTTAGAACACAACAACAAGTATCTACTGGCAAGCGCATTCTGACTCCTGCGGATGATCCGGTTGGGGCAGTTCGGGCATTGGCTATTACTCAAGCTGATTCATTAAATACACAATATTCGGCGAACCGAGATAATGCAATGTCATCACTCGGTTTGCTAGAAAATGTTTTGAAGGAAGCAACAACGCTGATTCAGAGTGTTCACACGACTGCTATCACTGCAGGCAACCCGACGCTCTCAGACGCAGACAGAAAGAGTATTGGAATTGAATTGCGTGGTAAATTAAACGCATTAGTTGGCTTGGCAAATAGCAGGGATGGATTAGGGCAATTTCTATTTTCTGGCTTTCAGGGCGACATCAAACCTTTTATTCAGACTAAAGACGGCGTGCAATATAATGGAGATCAGGGACAACGTTTGATTCAAGTCAGTGAAACACGTCAGCTCGCAGTGAATAATTCTGGAGTGGATATCTTTGAACGAATCAAAAATGGTAACGGTGTTTTTACTACGGCGGCTGATACGGATAACAAGGGAAGTGGAATAATTGATGCTGGAACGATTATTACTCCTGCTAGTTTAACGGGTGATAATTATGAGATTATCTTTACGGTCGAAGCCGATGCTACCACATATGATATTTTAGATACGACGACGGATGCTGTCCTTGTAACAGCTAATCCTTACACGAATGGTGATACTATTCAGTTTGATGGCATGAAACTCGGTATTAACGGTGTTCCCGCTAATGGTGATCGGTTTGTTGTATCACCCAGCACCAATCAAAGCTTATTTAAAACTATCAACGATCTACTTGATGTAGTAGAAACACCGGCAAGTATCCCATCTGGTGAGACGAGACTGACAAACGGCTTGAATGCCGCATTACAAAATATAAATCATGGCCTGGACCATATCCTTGCTGTACGTGCATCGGTGGGTGCACGGTTACAGGAAGTCGATGCACTGCGGAATATGGGTGATGATTTGAAAATTCAGTTCCAGCAATCGCTTTCACAGATTCAGGATGTTGATTACGCAGAAGCAATATCTAACCTGACCCAACAAAAACTATATCTCGAAGCAGCGCAAAAGTCATTTATGACAATATCAAATCTATCCTTATTTAACTTATTATAA
- a CDS encoding flagellar basal body P-ring protein FlgI has translation MITSRNKFSLGTLHHVIVYGLLFASLFLPGLSAAERIKDLATIQGVRDNQLIGYGLVVGLDGSGDQTTQTPFTIQSIISMLGQLGVNLPPGTNMQLRNVAAVMVTAKLPAFAKPGQQVDVTVSSVGNAKSLRGGTLLLTPLKGVDNQVYAMAQGSILVGGVGAAAAGSSVQINHLSAGRISGGAIVERSVPSSLGQGDYINLELNTTDFTTVRRVVDAINSFSPGSASAIDGRLIQIQAPASNNQRVMFISQIESLDVVPAKGLAKVIVNARTGSIVMNQAVTLESSAVAHGNLSIIINNEPIISQPGPFSGRGETVVAQRAQVEIRTDEGNLMLLPNGADLGEVVKALTAIGATPQDLLAILQALKAAGSLRAELEII, from the coding sequence ATGATTACTTCCAGAAATAAGTTTAGCTTGGGTACGTTGCATCATGTAATTGTTTATGGGTTACTTTTTGCCAGTTTATTTTTACCTGGATTAAGTGCGGCTGAACGTATTAAAGATCTGGCTACAATTCAAGGTGTACGTGACAATCAATTGATTGGTTATGGTCTTGTGGTGGGCTTGGATGGTAGTGGTGATCAGACCACGCAAACGCCATTTACGATACAGAGCATTATTAGTATGTTGGGACAATTGGGTGTCAATCTGCCGCCAGGCACCAATATGCAATTGCGCAATGTCGCTGCTGTAATGGTAACAGCGAAATTACCGGCATTTGCCAAACCGGGACAACAAGTTGATGTTACGGTGTCATCAGTTGGTAATGCAAAAAGTTTACGTGGTGGAACACTGCTATTGACTCCTTTGAAAGGGGTGGATAATCAAGTATATGCCATGGCACAGGGTAGTATCCTGGTGGGTGGCGTAGGCGCTGCCGCTGCTGGAAGCAGTGTGCAAATAAATCATCTCAGCGCTGGCCGAATTAGTGGAGGCGCGATTGTTGAACGTTCAGTACCTTCATCACTTGGACAAGGTGATTATATTAATCTTGAACTGAATACGACAGATTTTACAACGGTAAGACGTGTTGTCGATGCGATTAATTCCTTTTCTCCAGGATCGGCTTCTGCGATAGATGGCCGTCTCATTCAAATTCAGGCCCCAGCCAGTAATAATCAGCGAGTAATGTTCATTTCTCAAATTGAAAGTCTCGATGTCGTACCTGCAAAAGGATTGGCGAAGGTTATTGTTAATGCGAGAACCGGATCAATTGTAATGAATCAGGCAGTTACGCTGGAGTCAAGCGCAGTCGCTCATGGTAATTTGTCAATAATTATCAATAATGAACCGATAATTAGTCAACCGGGTCCATTTTCTGGGCGGGGAGAAACCGTGGTTGCTCAACGTGCTCAAGTAGAAATTCGTACTGATGAAGGAAATCTCATGCTGTTACCCAATGGCGCTGATCTGGGTGAAGTGGTCAAGGCATTAACGGCCATTGGTGCTACGCCGCAGGATCTACTGGCAATATTACAAGCTTTAAAGGCGGCGGGATCATTACGTGCCGAGCTAGAAATTATTTAA
- the flgG gene encoding flagellar basal-body rod protein FlgG yields the protein MVRSLWISKTGLDAQQTKMDVIANNLANVSTNGFKRARAVFEDLLYQTIRQPGAQSSQLTQLPSGLQLGTGVRPVATESIFTQGNLQQTGNPRDVAIQGEGFFQVLLPDGTRAYTRDGAFQSDINGQFVTSSGFTIQPDITIPPNTLNITIARDGTVSAVVPGSASPIQVGNIQLASFINPAGLQRVGENLYLQTASSGTPNQNAPGTNGVGLLNQGFVETSNVNVVEELVSMIQTQRAYEINSKAIETSDQMLQRLSQL from the coding sequence ATGGTTCGTTCATTATGGATATCAAAAACAGGCCTTGATGCGCAACAGACCAAGATGGACGTCATTGCGAATAATCTGGCGAATGTTAGCACCAATGGCTTTAAGCGTGCCCGTGCCGTTTTTGAAGATTTACTTTACCAGACTATTCGCCAACCTGGCGCCCAGTCTTCGCAACTGACACAATTACCTTCGGGTCTACAGCTAGGCACGGGTGTACGACCGGTGGCTACAGAAAGTATATTCACTCAAGGTAATTTGCAACAAACGGGTAATCCGCGCGATGTCGCTATTCAGGGCGAAGGCTTTTTTCAGGTGTTATTACCGGATGGAACAAGAGCTTATACTCGTGATGGTGCATTTCAGTCAGATATTAATGGTCAGTTTGTAACGTCAAGCGGATTTACCATTCAACCGGATATCACTATTCCACCTAACACTTTGAATATAACAATCGCACGTGATGGTACTGTATCGGCAGTCGTGCCGGGATCAGCATCCCCTATTCAGGTGGGTAATATTCAGCTGGCCAGTTTTATTAACCCAGCCGGATTACAAAGGGTTGGCGAGAATCTTTATCTACAAACGGCTTCAAGCGGTACACCGAATCAAAATGCGCCCGGTACGAATGGTGTCGGGTTACTGAATCAGGGTTTTGTTGAAACTTCAAATGTGAATGTTGTAGAAGAGCTGGTAAGTATGATTCAAACACAACGTGCCTATGAGATTAATTCAAAAGCAATAGAAACTTCAGATCAAATGCTCCAAAGATTATCACAACTTTAA
- a CDS encoding flagellar basal body L-ring protein FlgH has product MAVSTGLQRLYSSLFLFVFTGVVTGCAITPSTAIHQPITSRPDASAKVIDSNGGIFRTAYNAQIGSRYIPLFEDRRARSVGDTIIVALNEKTNARKSSGSNIDRSGGIDFSIPTVVGLPIGFLRGTSLEANANNTFDGKGASSSNNDFTGTITVTVIEVLQNGNLLVSGEKQIGINHGQEFIRLSGIINPINVIGNTVSSVQVADARIEYRANGYLDEAQTMGWLSRFFLTISPF; this is encoded by the coding sequence ATGGCTGTCAGCACGGGATTGCAGCGCTTATATTCCAGTTTATTTTTATTCGTATTTACAGGTGTGGTGACTGGTTGTGCAATAACGCCGTCTACCGCGATACACCAACCGATCACTTCCCGTCCAGACGCATCGGCTAAGGTCATTGATTCAAATGGCGGTATTTTTCGAACGGCTTACAATGCACAGATTGGGAGCCGTTACATTCCATTATTCGAAGATCGACGTGCGCGCAGCGTAGGGGACACCATAATCGTTGCACTTAACGAAAAAACTAATGCCAGGAAAAGCTCTGGCAGCAATATAGATCGTTCCGGTGGTATTGATTTTTCAATACCAACTGTTGTTGGGCTACCCATAGGTTTCTTACGTGGCACAAGCCTGGAAGCAAATGCTAACAATACCTTTGATGGAAAAGGAGCCAGTTCAAGTAATAATGATTTTACCGGCACCATTACCGTGACAGTGATTGAGGTGTTGCAGAATGGCAATTTACTTGTAAGCGGTGAGAAACAAATTGGTATCAATCACGGACAAGAATTTATCCGCTTGTCGGGCATAATTAACCCTATTAATGTCATAGGCAATACCGTTTCATCAGTACAAGTAGCCGACGCACGTATTGAATATCGAGCCAATGGCTATCTGGATGAAGCGCAGACGATGGGGTGGTTATCCCGATTTTTTCTTACCATTTCACCATTTTAA